ctccggctccttCGAAAACGGCTCCGGCTCTtctggtggagcggcttctctggtgaaGCTGGAGCCGTTTTGGAaaacgtttggcaaaacagctccaCTCTGTTTTTCTTGACTGGATTGGAATGGTCAATGATCAATATGCCCTTAGGTACTTGAGTTGCTGAAACTAATGAGATGTGCTGCAGTACGTAGGAAACTAATGCGATATGATGCTATATACATGAGTTTAATTGAAGTAggtgaaaataaaataaaataaataaataaataaatagaaatattGGTTAGATAATAATCATTTTCTTCTTATATTAGTACTAGAGTAATTTTAAAGGAGTCAATCCTCACATAAACCATACAACCATATGGATACATGCTCGAGtgaccggcggcggctcgcgtgGCCGCGCCTCCCCGTCACGGCCTGATCCCAAGAGTCCCCTTCGCACACGCCTCCCGCGGGCCTCGAGCAcctagctgctgctgcagcctccTTGGCCACTGGCCCGCCCCTGTTGACATGTGTCCTCTCATCCCGCAGAGACCTCTGTGCCCAGTGCGAAccgtgccgccgctgccctcgccGGCCTGTGCGCGCAACCTTGCcctcctgcgcgccgccgccgcagcctcggtcGGTCGCCTACGGGCCGTTGCTACCCTCGCCGGACTGCACGCCACGCGTAGGCTCGccctcctgctcgccgccgccgcgggcctgtGGACCGTTGCTCCTACTGGCTCCGCACGCCACCGATGGGAGGGAGGtggaagagaggagagggagtctGCGATTTTTTTTCTGTCGAGGGGTTCACGGGTGGGAGGCTGGATGGGGGAGTGGCAAAATCGTTGTAATTACCTCCAAGTTTAGGGGCAAACGTGGACGAGTAGATCGTGGAGCCGCGCGGAGCCTCCTTTTCCTGGCTCCTTGTCTCCTTCGAAAGCCGCAAGGGGCTCCAGCGGCAGCTCCACACCCGGAGCCGGTGCAATTTCCACCGCTTGGCAGAGCTCCGGCCGGAGCCGCTCGTGGAGCTGTTGATGGAGCCctaccaaacagggccttgggGTATGCAACAAACTTTATAAGACTATCAATCGTGGAAAGATGATCTCAATCATGTAATATGTGATTATTTGAACCGAGAGCTTAGAAATATTGATAAGATTGTACACTGACAAGCTATTAGTATTGGTATTTTTGGTGTGAAAAATTCACTTGAGTTGTCTTGATGTGCACTTTAAAAGTCATGCTTATTTCTATGTGTTTGTTTttagatttatttttttttccataTGTTAGTTTTCAGGTAGGTTTAATTATACTTTTCAGATCATAGAAACATATGGCATTGATAATTCAATCTTATGAAGTTCTTTTTTAGCTCTTCATTTATATGCTACCCAAACCTGACTCCTCGGACTCAACTACTTAACTGCATGTAGGTATATACATTGCAAAAATCATAGACAAATTGTTGAAATATTTAAGATTGTAAGTAGGTGGAGATATTTGAATTAATGAATTCCCTTAAAAGTAACATATGATTCGAGGAATTAACCAGCGTATTTCATGTTTTAACCATGCTGAATTTGTTTATGATAGTTTTTAGTAGTTATTTGATGTCATccaatttatttttaaataatttaaCTTTAAGTATTTATACATTTCATTATACACTATCTTATATGTACCATTTacctatttttataattatatatattttttatgtttcGAATATTTTGTCTATTTTCACCATAATTGAGATATCGTTGTTTATTTTCACCATAAATAATTTCTTAAAAATGCTTGTTGTAACTAAAATTTAGTGTAGTTATTTTTTTCGCAACATCATTCTTCAGACACGTGCGATGTCGCACGTGCACTCTGCTAGTTTGTATATAAGATCCTGATAAGCTGTTATAGAAAAGGAAGGTATACAAGGTCCTTCTGAAGCAAGATACTTGGATCATCAAATGTTCAGGTGCATCGTACAATCTACAATATCGACGTTCTATTCAAATGATTTTTCACATTTTTGTTTTGGTGCGAGTGGGCCTCACTGTCAACAGGTATGGACATGAATATGTACCACGCAAATGCAAAATATTCCTTTTTCTTCTGTCGAGGACCTGGACTCCTGGAGTATGCACTTCTTTTTTTCCCCTGAAATGTTGTACATGTTTTTCCGTTTCATTGCAATCATTTTTCTATCCAATGCAACTAAGCCACGTGGCAGATTGGATCAAAGCGAAATATGGTGTCTAGACCAACATAATCAATTTATTTAGACAAAGATGCGAAGACATAAAAAAATCAGCTAAAAATTATGACAATATCTCAATCGAAAAACTAAGAATCAACACATCTGCCAAACAGCTCACGGCAAAGGACCAGATAGCACGAGCCAAATCAATTAAGATAGTTCTGCATGTCTCCATAGTTGTGAATAGGCGTGTCTGCATACTCACTTACATATTTATTTTTCGAAAACAGGAAATTCTCTGTATTTTAACCTAAATTTTGTACATACAGTAAATTGTATTTTCGGACTTTGTAAAATGCAGATTCTGAACGAATAGTCTAACAGAAAGAACTGGGCCTGAATTCCTAGCTCCCAAAGGCAAGTGGGCCGTATTGGGTGGGCGGCAATATGGATGCCTCTCGGCTAGGTCTCCTTTAATCAATGGGCCTGCTTAGGAGTAATTCGTTAGTCGTGAGGTGAACGGGGTAATCAGAACTTGTTTAGCATAGTTTATTTTAGCTCGGCTTCATTTATTTTACACAAATCAAGATATCGTAGAGAAGTTGTTTTATAAGCCTATACTAAAATGAAATAGAAGCCAAACGAAGCTAATTTTGACTATGCCTTCACCGACTTTGACTTCACCTGTGATGCTGTTTTGCCACAAGGCATGCCAAACAGTCCCTAAAAACAGTTCTCAAACTTCCTCCAAAATTCCTACGTCTAAACAAACCTGTTCATGGTTCAGCATATAAATTTAGCCTATATTTTAAAATAGTCGAAGGGCAAAACTTAGCGGACCGTTTGATTCCCAAGACAGAGGTATGCTTTCTGCAGTCCTTATTCCCCACCACCACAACTCTGATTATCTGAGCATGAGCACGGACTTGCCCCGCACCGATCAACTCAGGCGTCCACGAAACACTGGGGGTACTCGAGCAGCGGCacgcccccggcgccggcgtccaCCCCGACCCCGGTGGTGACGTCGCAGCGCACGAAGAGATCGCGCCACCCGGTCCTGAACAGCCCGCTCCGGTACCTGACCCGGCCCAGGAGGACGAGCCGGAGCAGCACGCGGCGCGCCGCGCAGTCGCCCGCCAGCGCGCGCACCGTGGCCTCCGACACCGGCACGGGctccgcccccgcgccgccgccgaggccgccgaaGGACGGCGTCAGCGCCACGTCGGCGCCGAGCTCCTGGACGACCGCGGGGAGCTCCgcgggcggcgccaccggctcCCCGCGGTACGTCACGTAAGCGAGGAGGCCGTCGTAGAGCACCGCGGCGCGGTCGCTCGGGTTGTGCAGCAGCAGCGTGAACTGCGCCCTCGCCGCGATCGCgtagggcgccgccgccgcggccgggtcCGCCGGGGAGGAGGAATTGCCGGCGGTCTCCAGCTGGTACACGGCGGCGCGGGACACGGAGACCTGCGGCTTCGCGGGGCGGTAGGTCAGGTACACGGCGagcaacgcggcggcggcgaggagggcggcgaggagggcgccggcgaggacgcgggcgcggcggcgggagcggtgCATGTCGCAGAGGTTATCCTTCTTGGAGGTCTCCATGGCTGTCGCATCGCTGGCCTGGTTATCTGTACGTGCAGCCGCCGGCCAGGGAGCTCTCCCTCTTCCTTTATGGCGTTTCGATCGGCGTCGCTCTCTCTTTCCCCTTCGCTTTGGTGTTTCGTGCACAGCATCGATCGCAGGCATAACTGAACAGTGAGCACATGCATGCATCCTGAAGCAAGGAGAGGAAGAGAGGATCACGGGGTAGGCGTTGCCGCGCGCGTGTCGTTGCATGCGatgcgagcgagcgagcgagcgagcggtgGGGCGTGGGGACTGGGGAGGAGAGCGGGACTCCTCGTGTTAAGGTTCGCGCTGTCTTTTGTTTGCGAGCGTGTGCCGGCCGCCGTGGAGACGAAGCGCGGCCGCGGtg
This portion of the Panicum virgatum strain AP13 chromosome 2N, P.virgatum_v5, whole genome shotgun sequence genome encodes:
- the LOC120658931 gene encoding NDR1/HIN1-like protein 12; amino-acid sequence: MQRHARGNAYPVILSSSPCFRMHACAHCSVMPAIDAVHETPKRRGKRERRRSKRHKGRGRAPWPAAARTDNQASDATAMETSKKDNLCDMHRSRRRARVLAGALLAALLAAAALLAVYLTYRPAKPQVSVSRAAVYQLETAGNSSSPADPAAAAAPYAIAARAQFTLLLHNPSDRAAVLYDGLLAYVTYRGEPVAPPAELPAVVQELGADVALTPSFGGLGGGAGAEPVPVSEATVRALAGDCAARRVLLRLVLLGRVRYRSGLFRTGWRDLFVRCDVTTGVGVDAGAGGVPLLEYPQCFVDA